One part of the Desulfonema ishimotonii genome encodes these proteins:
- the nifJ gene encoding pyruvate:ferredoxin (flavodoxin) oxidoreductase: MAKMMKTVDGNTAAAHVAYAMSDVANIYPITPSSPIGEIADEWAANGRKNIFGQTLLVRQLQSEAGASASVHGALAAGALTSTFTASQGLLLMIPNMYKMAGELLPGVLHVTARAIASHALSIFGDHQDVMAVRQTGFGLLASASVQEAQDLALVAHLAAIESSVPFLHFFDGFRTSHEIQKIELIDYADMARLVNWDAVARFRARGANPERPELRGTAQNPDVYYQGGETRNPYYAKTPGIVADYMKKVSALTGRNYKPFDYVGDPDADRVVISMGSGNETFEEVVNYMADRGERVGLVKVRLYRPFAPEYLFSAIPASAERIAVMDRTKEPGAMGDPLYKDICTAFIEKGGYIPTIVNGRYGLGSKEFNPGMARAVFDNLKAAGPKNYFNVGIEDDVTHTSLDYDEDFDVAPEGTVQCKFWGLGADGTVGANKSAIKIIGDNTDMYAQAYFAYDSKKSGGVTMSHLRFGTTPIQSTYLIRSADYIACHKSGYVDMYDLLDGIKEGGTFLMNSNWSLEDMEKKLPAAMKQTIARKKLKFYNIDAVSIAGEVGLGGRINMIMQTAFFKLANVIPVEEAIGYLKDQIKKMFGKKGDKIVNMNVEAVDKTLDKLEEVSYPESWADATPGPAVERDEPEFVTNVLRPMVAQQGDKLPVSAFNPDGIFPVATAKYEKRGVAINVPEWVPENCIQCNQCAVVCPHAAIRPVLLTEEEAAGAPDAFTALDAKGKELKGMKFRMQVYSQDCLGCGNCADICPAKKKALVMKPIETQLGTEVPNLAYAETLPIRDDLMKRTSIKGSQFYQPLLEFSGACAGCGETPYAKLLTQLFGERMVIGNATGCSSIWGGSAPAIPYCTNKDGFGPTWGNSLFEDPAEFTYGMFLGQLQQRAKLAGLVTEALATDISEELKAALQGWLDNMKDAEGSRKFGDQLKAMLPVYKDSALLSEIYSYEKLFTKKSYWVFLGDGAAYDIAYGGLDHIMASGEDINIMIYDTEVYSNTGGQSSKATPIGSIAKFAASGKKTGKKDMGAMAMTYGYVYVANVSMGANKNQTLKAFVEAEAYDGPSLIMAYAPCINHGIKKGMGKAQEEEKLAVECGYWPLYRFNPDLKNEGKNPFVLDSKEPDGTLQEFLSGEVRYAALEKLFPEESKKLRSAIDIQYKERYLRLKQIAELEAVTLPAPEIPEGAAGDTDACTLADTAEHGGRADAGEACDDGRAGK, from the coding sequence ATGGCAAAAATGATGAAAACCGTTGACGGTAACACCGCAGCCGCTCATGTGGCCTACGCTATGAGCGATGTGGCAAACATCTACCCCATTACCCCGTCCTCCCCCATCGGAGAGATCGCGGATGAATGGGCCGCCAACGGGCGCAAAAACATCTTCGGCCAGACCCTTCTGGTCCGGCAGCTTCAGTCGGAAGCCGGTGCCTCGGCTTCCGTTCACGGCGCGCTGGCGGCAGGCGCGCTGACCTCGACGTTCACCGCCTCCCAGGGCCTGCTGCTGATGATTCCCAACATGTACAAGATGGCGGGCGAACTGCTCCCCGGCGTCCTGCACGTCACAGCCCGCGCCATTGCCAGCCACGCCCTTTCCATCTTCGGCGACCATCAGGATGTCATGGCCGTCCGCCAGACCGGTTTCGGCCTGCTGGCCTCCGCATCGGTCCAGGAAGCCCAGGACCTGGCCCTGGTGGCCCATCTGGCCGCCATTGAATCGAGCGTGCCCTTTCTCCACTTCTTCGACGGCTTCCGCACCTCCCACGAAATCCAGAAGATCGAACTGATCGACTATGCCGACATGGCCAGACTGGTCAACTGGGATGCGGTGGCCAGATTCCGCGCCAGGGGCGCAAACCCGGAACGGCCCGAACTGCGCGGCACGGCCCAGAACCCGGATGTGTACTACCAGGGCGGTGAGACCCGGAACCCCTATTACGCCAAAACCCCCGGCATTGTGGCCGATTATATGAAAAAGGTCAGCGCCCTGACCGGCCGCAACTACAAGCCCTTTGACTATGTGGGCGACCCGGATGCCGACCGGGTGGTCATCTCCATGGGGTCGGGTAACGAGACCTTTGAGGAAGTGGTCAACTATATGGCCGACCGGGGTGAGCGCGTCGGTCTGGTCAAGGTCCGCCTGTACCGCCCCTTTGCACCGGAATACCTCTTCTCCGCCATTCCGGCCTCGGCCGAGCGGATCGCGGTCATGGACCGCACCAAAGAGCCGGGCGCCATGGGCGATCCCCTGTACAAGGATATCTGCACGGCCTTCATCGAAAAGGGCGGCTACATACCGACCATCGTCAACGGGCGCTACGGCCTCGGCTCCAAGGAGTTCAACCCCGGCATGGCCAGGGCGGTTTTTGACAACCTGAAGGCGGCCGGTCCCAAAAACTACTTCAACGTCGGCATTGAAGACGATGTGACCCACACCTCACTTGACTATGATGAGGATTTTGACGTGGCACCCGAAGGCACGGTTCAGTGCAAGTTCTGGGGACTGGGCGCGGACGGCACGGTCGGGGCCAACAAGAGCGCCATCAAGATCATCGGCGACAACACCGACATGTATGCCCAGGCCTATTTCGCCTATGACTCCAAGAAGTCCGGCGGCGTGACCATGTCCCACCTCCGCTTCGGCACGACCCCGATCCAGTCCACCTACCTGATCCGCTCGGCCGACTATATTGCCTGTCACAAGTCGGGCTATGTGGATATGTATGATCTGCTGGACGGCATCAAAGAGGGCGGCACCTTTCTCATGAACTCCAACTGGAGCCTTGAGGACATGGAGAAAAAGCTCCCGGCCGCCATGAAACAGACCATTGCCCGGAAAAAGCTGAAATTCTACAACATTGACGCCGTCTCCATTGCCGGTGAGGTGGGGCTGGGCGGCCGCATCAACATGATCATGCAGACGGCCTTTTTCAAGCTGGCCAACGTGATTCCGGTTGAGGAGGCCATCGGCTACCTCAAGGATCAGATCAAAAAGATGTTCGGCAAAAAGGGCGACAAGATCGTCAATATGAACGTCGAGGCCGTGGACAAAACCCTGGACAAGCTGGAAGAGGTCAGCTATCCGGAATCCTGGGCAGACGCAACGCCCGGACCTGCGGTGGAAAGAGACGAACCGGAATTTGTCACCAACGTGCTGCGCCCGATGGTGGCCCAGCAGGGCGACAAACTGCCGGTCAGCGCCTTCAACCCCGATGGCATCTTCCCGGTGGCCACGGCCAAATATGAGAAACGCGGCGTGGCCATCAACGTACCCGAATGGGTACCGGAAAACTGCATCCAGTGTAACCAGTGCGCCGTGGTCTGTCCCCACGCGGCCATCCGCCCCGTCCTGCTGACCGAAGAGGAAGCCGCCGGTGCGCCTGACGCCTTTACGGCCCTGGACGCCAAGGGCAAGGAACTGAAGGGCATGAAATTCCGGATGCAGGTCTACAGCCAGGACTGCCTGGGCTGCGGCAACTGTGCCGACATCTGCCCGGCCAAGAAAAAGGCCCTGGTGATGAAACCCATCGAGACCCAGCTCGGCACGGAAGTGCCCAACCTGGCCTACGCTGAGACCCTGCCCATCCGGGATGACCTGATGAAACGGACCTCCATCAAGGGCAGCCAGTTCTATCAGCCCCTGCTGGAGTTCTCCGGCGCATGTGCGGGCTGCGGCGAAACGCCCTATGCCAAGCTGCTGACCCAGCTCTTCGGTGAGCGCATGGTCATCGGCAACGCCACGGGCTGCTCCTCCATCTGGGGCGGCTCCGCACCGGCCATCCCGTACTGCACCAACAAGGACGGCTTCGGGCCGACCTGGGGCAACTCCCTGTTTGAAGACCCGGCGGAATTCACCTACGGCATGTTCCTGGGCCAGCTCCAGCAGCGGGCCAAACTGGCCGGACTGGTGACGGAAGCCCTGGCAACCGATATCTCCGAAGAGCTGAAAGCCGCGCTTCAGGGCTGGCTGGACAATATGAAAGACGCCGAAGGCTCCAGAAAATTCGGCGACCAGCTCAAGGCCATGCTGCCGGTTTACAAAGACAGCGCGCTGCTGAGCGAAATTTATTCCTATGAAAAGCTGTTCACCAAGAAATCCTACTGGGTCTTCCTGGGGGACGGCGCGGCCTACGATATCGCCTATGGCGGTCTCGACCACATCATGGCCTCCGGCGAAGACATCAACATCATGATCTATGACACCGAGGTCTACTCCAACACGGGCGGCCAGTCCTCCAAGGCCACGCCCATCGGCTCCATTGCCAAGTTCGCGGCCTCCGGTAAAAAGACCGGCAAGAAAGACATGGGCGCCATGGCCATGACCTACGGCTATGTCTACGTGGCCAATGTCTCTATGGGGGCCAACAAGAACCAGACCCTCAAGGCCTTTGTGGAAGCCGAGGCCTATGACGGCCCGTCCCTGATCATGGCCTATGCACCGTGTATCAACCACGGCATCAAGAAGGGCATGGGAAAGGCCCAGGAAGAGGAGAAGCTGGCGGTCGAGTGCGGTTACTGGCCGCTGTACCGGTTCAACCCGGACCTGAAAAATGAGGGCAAGAACCCCTTTGTCCTGGATTCCAAGGAACCGGACGGCACGCTTCAGGAGTTCCTCTCCGGCGAGGTCCGTTATGCGGCCCTGGAAAAACTCTTCCCCGAAGAGTCCAAAAAGCTGCGGTCCGCCATCGACATCCAGTACAAAGAGCGGTATCTGCGCCTGAAGCAGATAGCGGAGCTGGAAGCCGTCACGCTGCCCGCACCTGAAATTCCCGAAGGCGCTGCGGGGGATACCGATGCCTGCACCCTGGCGGATACGGCAGAACACGGCGGCAGAGCCGATGCGGGCGAAGCCTGTGATGATGGCAGAGCCGGAAAATAA
- a CDS encoding methyl-accepting chemotaxis protein, with protein sequence MNMRSLQMRLMVTFGTCLLLTAGAIAGYGVFNARHTEQFVTRTTGESATRNAKELLLNKASDVAFEIGRGLETALLTARTLGNLFSGIQDHSTGLTLSREQISAILRGTLRKNPNFTGVYTCWEPEALDRLDEIYVGAPGHDRTGRFIPYWSRNDTGHIWVEPLVDYENHQKHGNGVRKGDYYLLPRETRKEVAIDPYPYPVQGKDVWITSLCVPIIADDRFYGIAGIDMRLDFVQSLAEEACRDFYGGAARIAVISHNGLIAGVSRMSERVGQSLKAWLPGTWDYASRQIRSGTAAIRTREDRPVLEVIVPLKIGRTDAPWAVMIQIPQAVVLADVRNMAGELRARQNESLLKEIGVGLGLILLALLMTGLLSRNVSRPVEKAISELRQSYAHVESASGSISAVSSALAAAASEQAGSLEETAAALGQMASATRQNAASANQAGDAVRDADMLIEKADLKMGQLGRFMNSVGAASHETVRVIKTIDEIAFQTNLLALNASVEAARAGSAGAGFAVVATEVRNLALRSADAAKNTSEMIRETVEKIEDGQQVAADAHQAFKAVAARSVRINTLVEEIASASVEQAAGIAQISRAVTRLDEVTQENAANAGETSASSGEMRLQADQMKKTVARLAALVTGNGLPVTAPAPPHIPGSVPVKAPRTATSLIRPPAKSV encoded by the coding sequence ATGAACATGAGATCTTTACAGATGCGCCTGATGGTGACCTTTGGCACCTGTCTGCTCCTGACCGCCGGTGCCATTGCAGGGTACGGCGTTTTCAATGCCCGGCACACGGAACAGTTTGTCACGCGCACCACGGGTGAATCCGCCACCCGGAACGCAAAAGAGCTGCTCCTGAACAAGGCCAGCGATGTGGCATTTGAAATCGGCAGGGGGCTGGAAACGGCGCTGCTCACCGCCCGGACGCTGGGCAACCTCTTTTCCGGAATACAAGATCACAGTACGGGCCTGACCCTCAGCCGGGAACAGATCAGCGCCATCCTCCGGGGAACGCTCCGAAAAAATCCGAACTTCACAGGGGTGTATACCTGCTGGGAGCCGGAGGCCCTGGACCGGCTGGACGAGATTTACGTCGGTGCCCCGGGCCACGACCGGACCGGTCGGTTTATCCCGTACTGGAGCCGCAACGATACCGGGCATATATGGGTGGAACCGCTGGTGGACTATGAAAATCACCAGAAGCACGGGAACGGCGTCCGCAAGGGGGATTATTATCTTCTTCCCCGGGAAACCCGGAAGGAGGTGGCAATTGACCCCTATCCCTACCCGGTTCAGGGCAAAGATGTCTGGATCACCTCGCTGTGTGTCCCCATCATCGCTGATGACCGGTTTTACGGGATTGCCGGGATTGACATGCGTCTCGATTTTGTTCAGTCTCTGGCAGAGGAGGCCTGCAGGGATTTTTACGGGGGGGCGGCCCGGATCGCCGTTATCAGCCATAACGGGCTGATCGCCGGGGTCAGCCGAATGTCCGAACGGGTGGGCCAGTCCCTTAAGGCCTGGCTTCCCGGAACATGGGACTACGCTTCCCGCCAGATCCGGTCCGGGACCGCAGCGATCCGAACCCGTGAGGACAGGCCCGTGCTGGAGGTTATTGTGCCGCTGAAAATCGGCAGAACCGACGCGCCCTGGGCGGTGATGATTCAGATTCCGCAGGCGGTCGTTCTGGCCGATGTCCGCAACATGGCCGGGGAACTCCGGGCGCGTCAAAATGAAAGCCTGTTGAAAGAGATCGGTGTCGGGCTGGGTCTGATTCTGCTGGCGCTGCTGATGACCGGCCTGCTCTCGCGGAACGTCTCCCGGCCCGTTGAAAAGGCCATTTCAGAGCTGAGACAGAGCTATGCCCATGTGGAATCCGCATCGGGGAGCATTTCCGCTGTAAGCAGTGCGCTGGCCGCAGCCGCATCCGAGCAGGCCGGGTCGCTGGAAGAGACGGCAGCGGCCCTGGGCCAGATGGCCTCCGCGACCCGGCAGAACGCGGCCAGCGCAAATCAGGCCGGGGATGCGGTCAGAGACGCCGACATGCTCATTGAAAAGGCGGACCTGAAGATGGGACAGCTGGGCCGGTTTATGAATTCGGTCGGGGCGGCCAGCCATGAGACCGTCCGGGTCATCAAAACCATTGATGAGATCGCCTTTCAGACCAATCTGCTCGCCCTGAATGCGTCGGTAGAGGCGGCACGGGCCGGAAGCGCCGGGGCCGGATTCGCAGTGGTGGCGACAGAGGTTCGGAACCTGGCCCTGAGATCGGCGGACGCGGCGAAGAACACATCTGAAATGATCCGGGAAACGGTGGAAAAGATAGAGGATGGTCAGCAGGTTGCCGCAGATGCCCACCAGGCGTTTAAAGCGGTGGCTGCCCGCTCGGTCCGTATCAACACTCTGGTGGAGGAGATCGCATCCGCGTCCGTGGAACAGGCTGCGGGGATTGCACAGATCAGCCGGGCCGTGACCCGGCTGGATGAGGTGACGCAGGAGAATGCGGCCAACGCGGGGGAAACATCCGCATCTTCCGGGGAGATGCGGCTTCAGGCCGATCAGATGAAAAAAACCGTCGCCCGCCTCGCAGCCCTTGTCACCGGGAACGGATTGCCGGTGACGGCCCCGGCTCCGCCGCATATTCCCGGATCAGTGCCGGTGAAGGCCCCCCGGACTGCGACATCGCTCATCAGGCCGCCTGCAAAATCCGTATGA
- a CDS encoding ABC transporter substrate-binding protein produces the protein MKFRIFTALMVFFCTLHGNTVLARTYTIGMTSWAGWSPASVAAARGFWKQEGIDVRVVTTPSPRTTFSLFKNRLIDISFEMIGSQIGFYMDGLPVVILAETNWSHGGDKIIMKTGSDQDLLIKNPIGVYLNAPSITFFLDRYLSSQGLKLSDTRVVEMAPKKLTKFFISGRFSAIVSYAPEAMRALSGGHSRVVATSATCEGCIPEGMMALEDVLAKMPQEDLVRIFRGWIRAARWCRQPENWGRYSEILSRRTFEGDSPHSDEDLREMVSSVRIHDARTLSERNRDGGGLYAWLVRLRDFLKRNQMLKKDFDPRRVFDNRAILEALRTGVTDTPEGLKQ, from the coding sequence ATGAAGTTCAGAATTTTTACAGCGCTTATGGTTTTTTTCTGTACACTGCACGGTAACACGGTTCTGGCCAGAACCTATACAATCGGAATGACATCATGGGCAGGGTGGTCGCCAGCCAGCGTTGCCGCCGCGCGGGGCTTCTGGAAACAGGAGGGGATCGACGTCAGGGTCGTCACCACACCGTCCCCCCGGACGACGTTCAGCCTTTTCAAAAACAGGCTGATCGACATCAGCTTCGAGATGATCGGCAGTCAGATCGGTTTCTACATGGACGGGCTTCCTGTCGTCATCCTTGCAGAGACCAACTGGTCCCACGGCGGAGATAAGATTATCATGAAAACCGGTTCAGATCAGGATTTGCTCATAAAGAACCCCATCGGCGTCTATCTCAACGCCCCTTCGATCACCTTTTTTCTGGACCGCTACCTCTCTTCCCAGGGCCTGAAACTTTCAGATACCCGGGTTGTCGAAATGGCGCCGAAAAAACTGACGAAATTTTTTATCAGCGGAAGATTCAGCGCCATTGTCAGCTATGCTCCGGAGGCGATGCGCGCCCTGAGCGGCGGCCACAGCAGGGTCGTGGCAACGTCCGCGACCTGTGAGGGATGCATCCCCGAAGGCATGATGGCGCTTGAGGATGTGCTGGCAAAGATGCCGCAGGAAGACCTTGTCAGAATATTCAGGGGCTGGATTCGGGCGGCCCGCTGGTGCAGACAGCCCGAAAACTGGGGGCGCTACAGCGAGATACTCAGCCGCAGAACCTTTGAAGGCGATTCCCCCCACTCAGACGAAGATCTCAGGGAGATGGTGTCGTCCGTGCGCATTCACGACGCCCGGACGCTGTCTGAGAGAAACAGGGACGGGGGCGGCCTTTATGCCTGGCTGGTCCGCCTCAGAGACTTTTTAAAGCGCAATCAGATGCTGAAAAAGGATTTCGATCCCCGGCGCGTCTTTGACAACCGGGCCATACTTGAAGCCCTGCGCACCGGGGTGACGGATACGCCGGAGGGACTGAAACAATGA
- a CDS encoding acyl-CoA synthetase, giving the protein MSSTPLSEKEKARYSVLNRENIEFIMNRNNRVNRWVIADMIRRTRYHFPDKTALIFNDIQRTYTALEDECNQVANGLRDLGVRKYDRVAILAHNTHHHVLTWLGTAKIGGVYLAVNYLLSGKEIAYCINHSESRVFIVEDALYPLVKDVLAEMPTVRTLIWSDQGAGKPPEEGFTDFDAWYQSCPSTEPDALLRIEDPVQMTYTSGTESLPKGVIISNQALIAQYMGCIIDGRYENTDININALPIYHCAQRDVFMNPVFWLGGTNILMGPDIGAILKNIAEYRATMFFAPPTVWIGMLRHPDFDTYDLSSLKKCYYGASIMPVEVLKEIIGRFPGAGIYNYYGQTELAPYHTILKAEDALRKLGAAGMGGIHMESRIEDISGEEITEPDMPGEICGKGPHAMILYFKEPEKTEDAMKGGWFHSGDLGVLDEERCITVVDRKKDMIKTGGENVASREVEEAIYLDNRVEEVAVIGVSHPKWVEAVTAVVVPRKGDTLTPDDILAACRQASLAPFKIPKKVIFADALPKTPTGKILKRDMREAYRDVFI; this is encoded by the coding sequence ATGAGCAGCACACCGTTATCGGAAAAAGAGAAGGCGAGATACAGCGTATTGAACAGGGAAAATATCGAGTTCATTATGAACCGGAACAACCGGGTGAACCGATGGGTAATTGCCGACATGATCCGGCGGACCCGGTACCATTTTCCGGACAAAACCGCGCTTATTTTCAACGACATACAACGCACCTACACGGCCCTGGAGGATGAGTGTAACCAGGTGGCCAATGGCCTTCGGGATCTGGGCGTCCGAAAGTATGACCGGGTGGCGATCCTGGCCCACAACACCCATCACCATGTCCTGACCTGGCTTGGCACGGCCAAGATCGGCGGCGTCTACCTGGCGGTGAACTATCTGCTCAGCGGAAAGGAGATCGCCTATTGCATCAACCATTCGGAAAGCAGGGTTTTTATTGTGGAGGATGCCCTGTATCCTCTGGTGAAAGACGTGCTGGCTGAAATGCCCACGGTCAGGACCCTGATATGGTCGGACCAGGGGGCCGGAAAGCCGCCTGAGGAGGGGTTTACGGATTTTGACGCCTGGTATCAGAGCTGTCCGTCCACGGAACCGGATGCCCTGCTGCGCATCGAAGACCCGGTCCAGATGACCTACACCAGCGGCACGGAATCCCTGCCCAAAGGTGTTATTATCAGCAATCAGGCCCTGATTGCCCAGTACATGGGGTGCATTATTGACGGACGGTATGAAAATACGGACATCAATATCAACGCCCTGCCCATCTATCATTGTGCCCAGCGGGATGTTTTCATGAACCCCGTGTTCTGGCTGGGCGGCACCAATATTCTCATGGGACCGGACATCGGCGCGATTCTGAAAAATATCGCCGAATACCGTGCCACCATGTTCTTTGCCCCGCCCACAGTCTGGATCGGGATGCTTCGCCACCCGGATTTCGATACATACGATCTGTCAAGCCTGAAGAAATGTTATTACGGCGCATCCATCATGCCGGTGGAGGTGCTGAAAGAGATCATCGGACGCTTTCCCGGAGCCGGGATTTACAATTACTACGGGCAGACCGAACTCGCCCCCTACCACACCATCCTTAAGGCCGAGGATGCCCTGCGCAAGCTCGGGGCTGCCGGAATGGGCGGCATTCACATGGAAAGCCGCATAGAGGATATTTCGGGTGAGGAGATCACGGAACCGGACATGCCCGGCGAAATCTGCGGCAAAGGCCCCCATGCCATGATACTCTATTTCAAAGAGCCGGAAAAGACAGAAGACGCCATGAAAGGCGGCTGGTTCCATTCCGGCGACCTGGGGGTGCTGGATGAGGAGCGCTGCATCACGGTTGTGGACCGGAAAAAGGACATGATCAAAACCGGCGGGGAAAATGTGGCGTCACGGGAGGTGGAGGAGGCCATCTATCTGGATAACCGGGTGGAGGAGGTTGCCGTTATCGGCGTCAGCCATCCCAAATGGGTGGAGGCTGTCACAGCGGTGGTGGTTCCCCGCAAAGGCGATACGCTGACACCGGACGATATTCTTGCAGCCTGCCGGCAGGCGTCGCTTGCGCCCTTCAAGATTCCGAAAAAGGTGATCTTTGCAGATGCCCTGCCCAAAACGCCCACCGGCAAAATACTGAAGCGGGACATGCGCGAAGCCTACAGGGATGTTTTTATCTGA
- a CDS encoding PaaI family thioesterase: MDDERIAFLKKDYVRGFPAFCGFTVGHVADGIFEARLAVRPELQQQDGFVHAGVLATLADHTAGYAAYTTVSEKFRILTIEFKINYFRPAVGECIVCRSEVIHRGRTVIVSESGIFAVSDGQEKPVSRATVTLMAVAASGSEQGSIFSNNTPGREEGACQ, from the coding sequence ATGGACGACGAGCGGATTGCATTCCTGAAAAAAGATTATGTCCGGGGATTCCCGGCATTCTGCGGCTTCACCGTCGGCCATGTGGCGGACGGCATATTTGAAGCCCGCCTGGCGGTCCGGCCTGAGCTTCAGCAGCAGGATGGCTTTGTTCATGCCGGTGTCCTTGCGACACTTGCCGATCATACGGCGGGATATGCGGCATACACCACTGTTTCCGAGAAATTCCGCATTCTGACCATTGAGTTCAAGATCAACTATTTCAGGCCTGCGGTGGGCGAATGTATCGTCTGCCGGTCAGAGGTCATCCACCGGGGCAGAACCGTCATTGTATCAGAATCCGGGATATTCGCAGTATCCGATGGTCAGGAAAAACCGGTATCCAGAGCCACGGTCACACTGATGGCTGTGGCGGCCTCCGGTTCGGAACAGGGCAGCATCTTTTCCAACAACACACCCGGCAGGGAGGAAGGGGCATGTCAATGA
- a CDS encoding acyl-CoA dehydrogenase N-terminal domain-containing protein, protein MAQLISDRRDIDFVLYEQMKAEDLFKTEKFSEFNRKTADMIISEARNFAIREILPTYAEGDREGVRFDKGKVTVPACFRRAHKLFAEGEWGAMTANPEWGGQGLPHLIAQIASEGWGLNIMWFYFCINNYNNLISN, encoded by the coding sequence ATGGCCCAGCTTATTTCAGACCGGCGGGACATCGACTTTGTCCTGTATGAACAGATGAAGGCGGAAGACCTTTTCAAAACAGAGAAATTCAGCGAATTCAACCGGAAAACCGCCGATATGATCATCAGTGAGGCCCGGAATTTCGCCATCAGGGAGATTCTGCCCACCTATGCCGAAGGCGACCGGGAGGGGGTGCGTTTTGACAAGGGGAAGGTCACAGTCCCCGCGTGCTTCCGCCGCGCCCACAAGCTCTTTGCAGAGGGCGAGTGGGGCGCGATGACGGCAAATCCGGAGTGGGGCGGCCAGGGCCTTCCCCATCTCATTGCCCAGATTGCTTCGGAAGGGTGGGGCCTCAATATTATGTGGTTTTATTTTTGCATAAATAATTATAACAACCTGATATCAAATTGA
- a CDS encoding TetR/AcrR family transcriptional regulator, whose amino-acid sequence MTPKQEPSPWPPGRIKIVRAFKMLLEDKNFHAITTAEIARTAGVTEGLIYKYFRDKRDLLYQVLKAHFEKFLLQIERDLRGIDGAVNKLRKIIWSNLDSYANHRVFARIILLEVRNSPDYFESEAYELVRQYNRMILGIIREGVRDGEIKEDIAPSFIRHAIFGAIEHACLNGAIFNRALATDPIAENICRLIFTGIVNRGKE is encoded by the coding sequence ATGACGCCAAAACAGGAACCGTCGCCCTGGCCGCCCGGTCGCATAAAAATCGTCCGGGCGTTCAAAATGCTGCTGGAAGATAAAAATTTCCACGCCATCACCACAGCCGAGATCGCCAGGACCGCCGGTGTCACCGAGGGGCTGATCTATAAATATTTCCGTGACAAGCGGGATCTGCTCTATCAGGTACTCAAGGCGCATTTTGAAAAATTCCTGTTGCAGATCGAAAGGGATCTCAGGGGGATTGACGGCGCGGTAAACAAACTTCGGAAGATCATCTGGTCCAACCTGGACAGCTACGCCAACCACAGGGTTTTCGCCAGAATCATCCTGCTGGAGGTCAGAAATTCGCCGGATTATTTTGAAAGCGAGGCCTACGAACTGGTCCGGCAATACAACCGGATGATCCTCGGCATCATCCGGGAGGGCGTCCGTGACGGGGAGATAAAAGAGGATATCGCGCCGTCGTTTATCCGGCACGCCATTTTCGGGGCAATCGAACATGCCTGCCTGAACGGCGCGATTTTCAACCGGGCACTGGCCACAGACCCCATTGCAGAGAATATATGCAGACTCATTTTCACAGGAATCGTAAACAGAGGAAAGGAATAA